The Sphaerospermopsis torques-reginae ITEP-024 genome has a window encoding:
- a CDS encoding helix-turn-helix domain-containing protein — protein MSFSSHQNQVLDLYDAHESRFLTPFQRKTLLKNLQTDLQPEYRRRIEIILLADMGKSQSHICEIIGCSQEMARYWIGIAEAGMAHKWNERRIGRPKTVNNQYIERLKELVTHSPREYGYAFGCWTAQWLSKHLANELGIEISDRHINRLLKQMGLSTKSKSSQQQKNLPNQDANITICDLQSNSEPSFNWSFNLIQTNN, from the coding sequence ATGTCATTCTCTTCTCATCAAAATCAAGTTTTGGATCTTTACGATGCACACGAAAGCAGGTTTTTAACACCTTTTCAACGGAAGACGTTGTTAAAAAACTTGCAAACTGATTTACAACCAGAATATCGCAGACGGATTGAAATTATCTTGTTAGCAGATATGGGTAAATCTCAATCTCATATCTGTGAAATTATTGGTTGTTCTCAGGAGATGGCACGATATTGGATCGGTATTGCTGAAGCAGGAATGGCTCATAAATGGAATGAAAGAAGGATAGGTAGACCGAAAACAGTTAATAATCAATATATTGAAAGATTGAAAGAATTGGTAACTCATAGTCCTCGTGAATATGGGTATGCTTTTGGATGTTGGACTGCCCAATGGTTAAGTAAACATTTAGCCAATGAATTAGGAATTGAAATTAGCGATCGCCACATTAATCGCTTGCTTAAACAAATGGGACTTTCTACCAAATCCAAAAGTTCCCAACAACAAAAAAATCTGCCAAATCAGGATGCTAATATCACCATTTGCGATTTGCAATCTAACTCCGAACCTAGTTTCAATTGGTCATTTAATTTAATTCAGACCAATAACTAA
- a CDS encoding ABC transporter transmembrane domain-containing protein, whose amino-acid sequence MTSTFSQEQLAAQITQILGDSLSKKDLENCIQALEIIEPPIAKQFWQSATAAPGIYLVLAGKVRLLDGENNLITTLTSGSFFGELTLFPEQKFSDYVARASMNLKIGYLPQEVINKIATVWERLFLRAELWDTLLLLSQNSAIPRHESVEEMLTALSLFTKQNLDIGNVNSQIIKDAKLLLVRQGELQNPQGTKLTPGNIFVNSQKGNWQATQPTIVYILRQADWQQALQHWPQLSTLIAAENLPITEPIKREVKPKNPNVIQFPQPRNQPLPQPKQRPKQRQKYFPSPTVTAGNWWRKISKRYPYFEQQSASDCGAACLVMISRYWGKNFSINRLRELANVNRAGASMRSLTTAAESIGFATRPVKASLDKLAQQPLPAIAHWEGKHYIVVYEITKKQVIVADPAIGQRTLTIGEFKAGWTGYALLLQPTKSLKETPETNTPFWQLFELVKPHFQVLLEVFVASVLIQVFGLVTPLFTQLLLDRVIVQGSTITLNTVGFGLLIFGLFRVVINGLRQYLLDHTANKISVALLVGFIKHTFRLPLSFFESRYVGDIVSRVQENQKIQRFLTGEALSIILDLLTVFIYVGLMFWYSPPLALLVLAIVPPFVCLALFATPFLRRMSREVFGAVTKENSYLIQSLSGISSIRSMAIEQTVRWHWEELLNNLTKKNFQVQIIGNQLQIISSTIQSLATTGLLWFGAWLVIQNQLTIGQLVAFNMLLGNIIQPFQRLIVLWNQLQEVIVSTERINDVLEAEVEEDLAIQPRQNLPRLHGRICFDNVTFRYHSDSEVNILENLSFEIKPEQTVAVVGRSGSGKTTLSKLILGLYLPTDGRVLIDNQDVTSIALKSLRSQIGVVDQETFLFGGTIRENISIAHPEASLEEIIEAAQLAGADEFIKRMPMGYETQIGEGGGMLSGGQRQRLAIARALLGNPRLLILDEATSHLDAESERIIQNNLKKILKGRTSLIIAHRLSTVRNADLILVLDRGVLVESGTHEELITKRGHYYYLNQQQLAATG is encoded by the coding sequence ATGACATCAACTTTTTCTCAGGAACAATTAGCCGCACAAATTACCCAAATTTTGGGTGATTCTCTGTCTAAAAAAGACTTAGAAAATTGTATTCAAGCCTTAGAAATTATTGAACCACCAATAGCCAAGCAATTTTGGCAATCAGCCACTGCAGCACCAGGAATTTATTTAGTTTTGGCTGGTAAAGTCAGACTATTAGATGGTGAAAATAATTTAATTACGACTTTAACATCTGGTTCATTCTTTGGAGAGTTGACACTTTTTCCCGAACAGAAGTTTAGCGATTATGTAGCTAGAGCTTCTATGAATTTAAAAATAGGTTATCTTCCCCAGGAGGTAATTAATAAGATTGCGACAGTATGGGAGCGCCTATTCCTGAGGGCAGAACTTTGGGATACACTGCTATTATTGAGCCAAAACTCTGCTATACCCCGCCATGAATCAGTGGAGGAAATGTTAACAGCATTGTCCTTATTTACCAAACAAAATTTAGATATTGGTAATGTCAATTCCCAAATCATTAAAGATGCTAAACTGTTGTTAGTAAGGCAGGGAGAATTACAAAATCCTCAAGGTACAAAATTAACACCTGGTAATATTTTTGTAAATTCCCAAAAGGGAAATTGGCAAGCAACGCAACCAACAATAGTCTACATTTTACGTCAAGCTGATTGGCAACAAGCACTACAACATTGGCCGCAACTTAGTACATTAATTGCAGCAGAAAATCTACCAATTACCGAACCGATCAAGCGCGAAGTTAAACCCAAAAATCCCAATGTCATTCAATTTCCCCAACCGAGAAACCAACCTCTACCACAACCGAAACAACGCCCCAAACAACGCCAAAAATACTTTCCTAGTCCTACTGTCACCGCCGGTAATTGGTGGCGCAAAATTAGCAAACGCTACCCATATTTTGAACAACAAAGTGCTTCTGATTGTGGTGCAGCTTGCTTAGTGATGATTAGCCGTTATTGGGGTAAAAATTTCAGTATAAATCGCTTGCGGGAACTTGCTAATGTTAACCGTGCTGGTGCATCTATGCGGAGTTTAACTACTGCGGCTGAAAGTATTGGTTTTGCTACTCGTCCAGTAAAAGCCAGTTTAGATAAATTAGCACAACAACCATTACCAGCGATCGCCCACTGGGAAGGAAAACATTACATTGTTGTCTATGAAATCACCAAAAAACAGGTAATTGTTGCTGATCCTGCTATTGGTCAACGCACCCTCACTATCGGGGAATTTAAAGCCGGTTGGACTGGTTATGCGTTGTTATTACAACCGACAAAATCACTCAAAGAAACCCCAGAAACGAATACACCATTTTGGCAATTATTTGAGTTAGTTAAACCTCACTTTCAGGTATTACTAGAAGTATTTGTAGCTTCGGTATTAATTCAAGTTTTTGGACTGGTGACACCTTTATTTACTCAACTATTATTAGATAGAGTCATTGTTCAAGGTAGCACCATTACTTTAAATACCGTGGGGTTTGGTTTACTAATTTTTGGCTTATTTCGTGTTGTCATCAATGGACTCAGACAATATTTATTAGACCACACAGCCAATAAAATTAGTGTAGCTTTGTTGGTGGGATTTATTAAACATACATTTCGTTTACCTTTGTCATTTTTTGAGTCGCGTTACGTCGGTGATATTGTTTCTCGCGTCCAAGAAAATCAAAAAATTCAACGCTTTCTTACTGGCGAAGCATTATCTATTATTTTAGATTTGCTGACCGTGTTTATCTATGTGGGTTTGATGTTTTGGTATAGTCCACCTTTGGCTTTATTAGTTTTAGCAATTGTCCCACCTTTTGTCTGTTTAGCTCTTTTTGCTACGCCTTTTTTAAGACGTATGAGCCGTGAAGTCTTTGGTGCGGTAACTAAAGAAAATAGTTACTTAATTCAAAGTTTATCTGGCATTTCTTCCATTCGTTCAATGGCTATTGAACAAACAGTGCGTTGGCATTGGGAAGAATTGCTAAATAACTTGACCAAGAAAAATTTTCAAGTTCAAATAATTGGTAATCAACTGCAAATTATTAGTTCTACAATTCAATCTCTAGCTACTACTGGTTTATTGTGGTTTGGAGCATGGTTAGTGATTCAAAATCAATTAACCATTGGTCAATTAGTGGCTTTTAATATGTTATTAGGCAATATTATTCAGCCTTTTCAAAGGTTAATTGTGTTATGGAATCAATTACAAGAAGTGATTGTTTCTACCGAGCGGATTAATGATGTATTAGAAGCCGAAGTAGAAGAAGATTTAGCAATACAACCCCGGCAAAATTTACCAAGATTACATGGAAGAATTTGTTTTGATAATGTGACATTTCGCTATCATTCAGACAGCGAGGTTAACATTCTAGAAAATTTAAGTTTTGAAATTAAACCTGAACAAACTGTAGCGGTAGTTGGGCGTAGTGGCTCAGGAAAAACCACACTTTCTAAATTGATTTTAGGGTTATATCTGCCGACAGATGGTAGAGTATTAATTGACAATCAAGATGTGACTAGTATTGCCTTAAAATCCTTGCGATCGCAAATAGGAGTTGTTGACCAAGAAACATTTTTATTTGGTGGTACAATTCGGGAAAATATCAGCATTGCTCACCCCGAAGCCAGTCTAGAAGAAATTATTGAAGCAGCACAATTAGCAGGTGCAGATGAGTTTATTAAACGGATGCCAATGGGTTATGAAACCCAAATTGGAGAAGGTGGAGGAATGTTATCAGGAGGACAACGCCAACGCCTAGCCATAGCACGTGCATTATTAGGAAATCCGCGCCTTTTAATATTAGATGAAGCTACCAGTCATCTTGATGCTGAATCTGAAAGAATTATTCAGAACAATCTCAAAAAAATCCTCAAAGGACGCACAAGTTTAATTATTGCCCATCGTCTTTCTACCGTGCGTAATGCTGACCTGATTTTAGTTTTAGATCGCGGTGTTTTAGTTGAAAGCGGTACTCACGAAGAATTGATTACTAAAAGAGGACATTATTACTATCTCAATCAACAACAACTAGCAGCTACAGGTTAA
- a CDS encoding HlyD family efflux transporter periplasmic adaptor subunit — MPQSTYNSSSAVLVSGQTHSADIQQEKQTETTEKDWFYGTEELLDALPKAWTRSMLYLLVSFTAVALPWTMFSQVDETGNASGRIEPKGATQTLDSAVTGSVIAVNVQEGATVQAGQVLVEIDSEVLRTELQQTHAKLEGLVNRQAQLELLKNQVLLAINIQEQQNQSQQLEKLAQVNQARENLDAKQSAYNLQQWERLAQIEQAKQSINSTQIAHSLAKSRLSRDLLEVARYRQLLKQGVIPQIRFVEIEKTAEESQRLGEETKANIKQSQLRLQEEVSRYNSIITQAKSDIEQAKLRLQEQESSYQSVVQAGKLTLLKNQEQLKDLQTQITSVTSEITQTKSQIKSLELQLQQRVVRSPIDGTIFELPVKKPGSVVQTGQMLAQIAPKGATLILKAQMPSQQSGFVKVGMPVKIKFDAYPFQEYGVTQGRVTWISPDAKIPENSPTRLETYELEIALEQPYIQAGNKRIPLTPGQTATAEVIVRQRRVIDFILDPFKKLQKNGLDL, encoded by the coding sequence ATGCCACAATCAACTTACAATTCATCCTCAGCCGTTCTTGTCTCAGGACAAACTCATTCTGCTGATATTCAACAGGAAAAACAGACAGAAACTACAGAGAAAGATTGGTTTTATGGTACGGAAGAATTATTAGATGCTTTACCTAAAGCCTGGACACGCTCAATGCTCTATTTACTAGTTAGTTTTACAGCAGTAGCCTTACCTTGGACAATGTTTTCTCAAGTTGATGAAACTGGAAATGCTAGTGGTAGAATAGAACCCAAAGGAGCAACCCAAACATTAGATAGTGCAGTTACTGGTAGTGTTATTGCTGTCAATGTTCAAGAAGGTGCAACAGTTCAAGCTGGACAGGTTTTAGTAGAAATAGATTCTGAAGTTTTGCGAACAGAACTGCAACAAACCCACGCCAAATTAGAAGGTTTAGTTAATCGCCAAGCTCAATTAGAATTACTCAAAAATCAAGTATTACTGGCGATAAATATCCAAGAACAACAAAACCAATCCCAACAATTAGAAAAACTCGCTCAAGTTAATCAAGCAAGAGAAAACTTGGATGCTAAACAAAGTGCATATAATCTGCAACAATGGGAAAGACTCGCTCAAATTGAACAAGCAAAACAGAGCATCAATTCTACCCAAATTGCCCATAGTTTAGCTAAAAGTCGTTTAAGTCGAGATTTATTAGAAGTCGCTCGATATCGTCAACTTTTAAAGCAAGGTGTAATTCCTCAAATTAGATTTGTGGAAATAGAAAAAACAGCAGAAGAAAGTCAAAGGTTGGGAGAAGAAACTAAAGCTAATATTAAACAATCTCAGTTGCGTCTTCAGGAAGAAGTCAGCCGATATAACTCAATTATAACTCAAGCAAAGTCAGATATTGAACAAGCAAAACTGCGTTTACAAGAACAGGAAAGTAGCTATCAAAGTGTTGTACAAGCAGGTAAATTAACATTGTTGAAAAATCAGGAACAACTGAAAGATTTACAAACCCAAATTACTTCAGTGACATCAGAAATTACTCAAACCAAGAGTCAAATTAAATCATTGGAATTGCAATTACAACAACGAGTTGTGCGATCGCCTATTGATGGCACAATCTTTGAATTACCTGTGAAAAAACCCGGTTCTGTTGTGCAAACAGGACAGATGCTGGCGCAAATTGCCCCCAAAGGTGCTACTTTAATTTTGAAAGCACAAATGCCCAGTCAACAAAGTGGTTTTGTGAAGGTAGGAATGCCAGTAAAAATCAAGTTTGATGCTTATCCTTTCCAGGAATATGGTGTGACGCAAGGGCGTGTTACCTGGATTTCACCTGATGCTAAAATTCCAGAAAATAGCCCCACTCGCTTAGAAACTTATGAGTTAGAAATTGCCTTGGAACAACCTTATATTCAAGCTGGTAACAAACGTATTCCTTTAACACCAGGTCAAACCGCAACCGCAGAAGTTATTGTGCGTCAACGTCGCGTTATTGACTTTATTTTAGATCCTTTCAAAAAGCTGCAAAAGAATGGTTTAGACCTTTAA
- a CDS encoding peptidylprolyl isomerase gives MSNVISVSSEDILYHVKISCQIPNVLEAIATRKIIADTAIKEDITITTEELQQAADSLRLANKLIKAEDTWAWLNKHYLSLDNFEEIAHTNLVSAKLAEHLFADKVEPFFYAHQLDYTAAVTYEVILDDEDLALEIFYALQEGEISFHQIARQYIQTPEIRRAGGYQGMRQRSDFRPEIAAAIFAANPPQILKPIITSQGAHIIMVEEIIKPQLNEQMRVKIMGDLFTNWLKQQVKTLEIKANLEEDKNYQSSPQKSSPQIFSEAS, from the coding sequence ATGTCAAACGTTATAAGCGTTTCTTCTGAGGATATTCTTTACCATGTTAAAATATCTTGCCAAATTCCTAATGTACTAGAAGCGATCGCCACTAGAAAAATAATTGCAGATACCGCTATCAAAGAAGATATTACCATCACAACAGAAGAACTACAACAAGCAGCCGATAGCCTACGATTAGCCAACAAACTGATTAAAGCAGAAGACACTTGGGCATGGTTAAATAAACATTATCTTTCCTTGGATAACTTTGAAGAAATCGCCCATACTAACTTAGTATCTGCAAAATTAGCCGAGCATTTATTTGCAGATAAAGTTGAACCATTTTTTTATGCTCACCAACTCGACTACACCGCCGCAGTAACTTATGAAGTGATATTAGATGATGAAGATTTAGCTTTAGAAATATTTTATGCTTTGCAAGAAGGTGAAATCAGTTTCCACCAAATTGCTCGTCAATATATTCAAACTCCCGAAATTCGTCGTGCTGGAGGATATCAAGGTATGCGCCAACGCAGTGATTTTAGACCAGAAATAGCCGCCGCTATTTTTGCAGCCAACCCCCCCCAAATTCTCAAACCAATCATTACATCTCAAGGAGCGCATATCATTATGGTAGAGGAAATTATTAAACCCCAGTTAAATGAACAGATGCGGGTGAAAATCATGGGCGATTTATTTACAAATTGGTTAAAACAACAAGTGAAAACATTAGAAATAAAAGCCAATTTAGAAGAAGATAAAAATTATCAATCTTCTCCACAAAAATCTTCTCCACAAATATTCAGCGAAGCCAGCTAA
- a CDS encoding HetP family heterocyst commitment protein, whose protein sequence is MIQENFEQNQELDKIFKDAQFQQIIKAIILGKYAWACILFLHFAGCDPLDYIPHEIYSQLIQDNYIFNGDKQHLQQDRKLKFSGLKVNWGKFTSSKHSSN, encoded by the coding sequence ATGATTCAAGAAAATTTTGAGCAGAATCAAGAATTAGATAAGATATTTAAAGACGCACAGTTTCAACAAATTATCAAAGCTATTATCCTTGGTAAATATGCCTGGGCTTGCATTTTATTTCTCCACTTTGCTGGATGCGACCCTCTAGACTATATACCCCATGAAATTTATAGTCAATTAATCCAAGATAACTATATTTTTAATGGAGATAAGCAGCATTTACAGCAGGATAGAAAATTAAAATTTTCTGGTTTAAAGGTAAATTGGGGTAAATTTACGAGCAGTAAACATAGCTCAAATTAA
- a CDS encoding T3SS effector HopA1 family protein has protein sequence MQLLDSVQSQLAELPQQLQTSLEDIVNNIKIESHHCIKHPKYKSLELPESVIPRFEKLPLEMQQQHLKLQLRNFIYSAYYNVATKPDQNPDDEESNSKVNQNLENNSLFGVDLEFYDLLHTRNKSQGYWSHSWQIVREETDGTLAVHKNGLTLHVDPNLHLLPTKQKLTVGKFVSIKMPKNLVQKGFYMAVANAGSQNNHEITRIYFNLTPEGAAAVMESLTEALNNIDISFSFKALYNPADYRRYDSAVLYFNKGKYELVHPILPRIYEENKSYFQEQVPLFTKLLAPGLACAEEPEQKFGEQESFGTHRCQIIANGLIAAWQQGDHSPEGRMTSIFKQFSAMKIDLQSPYLNPRSQDIYTPLF, from the coding sequence ATGCAACTATTAGATTCGGTACAATCTCAACTTGCAGAACTGCCCCAGCAATTGCAGACATCACTAGAAGATATTGTCAATAACATTAAAATTGAATCTCACCACTGTATCAAGCATCCAAAGTACAAATCTTTAGAATTGCCAGAGTCAGTAATCCCTCGCTTTGAAAAGTTACCATTGGAGATGCAGCAACAGCACTTAAAGTTACAATTGCGTAATTTTATATACAGTGCTTATTATAACGTTGCCACAAAACCTGATCAAAATCCTGATGACGAGGAAAGCAATAGTAAAGTAAACCAAAATCTTGAAAATAATAGTTTATTCGGAGTGGATTTAGAATTCTATGATCTTTTGCATACCAGGAACAAAAGTCAAGGCTACTGGAGTCATAGCTGGCAGATAGTCAGGGAAGAAACGGATGGCACTTTGGCAGTGCATAAAAATGGGTTAACACTGCACGTTGATCCTAATTTGCATCTGTTACCAACAAAGCAAAAATTAACTGTTGGTAAGTTTGTATCTATTAAAATGCCGAAGAATTTGGTGCAGAAGGGATTTTATATGGCCGTAGCAAATGCAGGTTCTCAAAATAATCATGAGATTACGCGAATTTACTTTAACTTAACACCTGAAGGGGCAGCAGCCGTAATGGAAAGTTTAACAGAAGCACTAAATAATATCGACATTTCATTTTCGTTTAAAGCACTATATAATCCTGCCGATTATCGACGTTATGACTCAGCCGTGCTTTACTTTAACAAAGGCAAATATGAGCTAGTTCACCCAATATTACCAAGAATATATGAGGAAAATAAATCCTATTTTCAAGAGCAAGTACCTTTGTTTACTAAGTTATTAGCACCGGGGTTAGCTTGCGCTGAAGAACCAGAGCAAAAATTTGGTGAGCAGGAAAGTTTTGGTACTCATCGCTGTCAAATTATTGCTAATGGTTTAATAGCAGCTTGGCAGCAAGGTGATCATAGCCCAGAAGGTCGTATGACATCTATTTTTAAGCAATTTTCTGCGATGAAAATTGACTTACAAAGTCCTTATCTTAATCCCCGTTCTCAGGATATTTACACTCCTTTGTTTTAG
- a CDS encoding phosphotransferase — MPFLLSSQNVFSYLISHGLCTQAEQSLSKIELKSAKNFNLLVSLPDGSQLLVKQERLNREGRTRGEFLDEWQVHNFFQTFPEVIHLRSSLSEVIHFDAENSIIVFNYLNNYRDVAEFYAKENLFPTEIARSIGENLASIHRLTLDRQEYQQFLQNSEVITQTSSQMNGGVNRITPEVFGHVTSDGLKFFALYQRYDNLGKAIANLKEAFHPCCLTHNDLKLNNILLSLDWETAAEREISSEFFLPDQHDKIIRLIDWERGSWGDPANDLGSIIASYLQIWLYSMVASRTIPIEESLRLAAIPLHLIQPSIAELMATYLANFPEILERSPEFLQRVVQFTGFSLITSIQAKLQHERTFGNSGICILQVAKSLLCRPQASMTTIFGMEASELIPTSLSMTVA; from the coding sequence ATGCCATTTCTTTTAAGTTCTCAAAACGTTTTTTCTTATCTCATTTCCCACGGACTTTGTACTCAAGCAGAACAGTCATTGAGTAAAATTGAGTTAAAATCTGCCAAAAATTTTAATTTATTAGTTAGCTTGCCCGATGGTAGTCAATTGTTAGTAAAACAAGAACGTCTTAACCGAGAAGGTAGAACTCGTGGTGAGTTTTTAGATGAATGGCAAGTTCATAATTTTTTCCAAACCTTCCCAGAAGTTATTCATCTACGCTCATCTTTATCAGAAGTAATTCATTTTGATGCTGAAAATTCCATCATTGTTTTTAATTATCTCAATAACTATCGGGATGTAGCAGAATTTTATGCTAAGGAGAATTTATTCCCGACTGAAATTGCTCGCTCAATAGGAGAAAATTTAGCTTCAATTCATCGTTTAACTTTAGACCGTCAAGAGTATCAGCAATTTTTACAAAATTCTGAAGTGATCACACAAACAAGTTCTCAGATGAATGGGGGAGTAAATAGAATTACACCAGAAGTATTTGGTCACGTTACATCTGATGGGTTGAAATTCTTTGCACTTTATCAACGTTACGATAATTTAGGAAAAGCGATCGCCAATTTGAAAGAAGCTTTTCATCCTTGTTGTTTAACTCACAACGACCTCAAACTTAACAATATTCTGCTTTCTTTAGATTGGGAAACAGCAGCAGAAAGAGAAATATCTTCAGAATTTTTCTTGCCTGATCAACATGATAAAATTATTCGTTTAATTGACTGGGAACGTGGTTCTTGGGGAGATCCAGCCAACGATTTAGGATCAATAATTGCTAGTTATCTACAAATTTGGCTATATAGTATGGTAGCTAGTAGAACCATACCCATTGAAGAATCTTTACGTTTAGCGGCAATTCCTTTACATCTAATACAGCCTTCCATAGCAGAATTAATGGCTACTTATTTAGCTAACTTTCCCGAAATTTTAGAGCGTAGTCCTGAGTTTTTACAACGAGTTGTGCAATTTACCGGTTTTTCTTTAATTACATCTATTCAAGCTAAATTGCAACATGAAAGAACCTTTGGTAATTCGGGTATCTGCATTCTTCAAGTCGCCAAAAGCTTATTGTGTCGTCCTCAAGCATCTATGACCACAATTTTTGGCATGGAAGCCTCAGAATTGATACCTACCAGTTTATCAATGACTGTCGCTTGA